A part of Citrifermentans bremense genomic DNA contains:
- the flgG gene encoding flagellar basal-body rod protein FlgG yields MIRALWTAASGMQAQQLAIDVVANNLANSSTTGFKKSRADFQDLMYQTEKTTGAPATNATTIPTGIQVGLGVRPGAVSKIFTTGNIIATGNELDLAIQGDGFLQVQQSDGSTAYTRAGALKRDGQGRVVTSDGQPIIPEILIPSNATRVTVGSDGTVSVQQAGQTAATTVGTLQLASFSNPSGLNAIGKNLFLPTDSSGAATTGTAGQNGLGTIEQGFLENSNVSVMEEMVSMIVGQRAYEINSKAIQASDDMLQQAASLKR; encoded by the coding sequence ATGATAAGGGCTTTGTGGACGGCAGCATCAGGCATGCAGGCGCAGCAGTTGGCCATAGACGTGGTGGCGAACAACCTTGCCAACTCCAGCACCACCGGCTTCAAGAAGAGCCGTGCCGATTTCCAGGACCTCATGTACCAGACCGAGAAGACCACCGGCGCCCCCGCCACCAACGCGACCACCATCCCCACCGGGATCCAGGTGGGCTTGGGGGTCAGGCCCGGCGCGGTGAGCAAGATCTTCACCACCGGCAACATCATCGCCACCGGCAACGAGCTCGACCTCGCCATCCAAGGGGACGGCTTCTTGCAGGTGCAGCAGTCCGACGGCTCCACCGCCTACACCCGCGCCGGGGCGCTCAAGCGCGACGGCCAGGGGAGGGTGGTCACCTCTGACGGGCAGCCGATCATCCCCGAGATCCTCATCCCCAGCAACGCCACCCGCGTGACAGTCGGGAGCGACGGCACCGTGTCGGTGCAGCAGGCGGGGCAGACCGCGGCGACCACCGTGGGGACCCTGCAGCTCGCCTCCTTCAGCAACCCCTCCGGGTTGAACGCCATCGGCAAGAACCTCTTCCTCCCCACCGACTCCTCCGGGGCCGCGACCACCGGCACCGCCGGGCAGAACGGCCTGGGGACCATCGAGCAGGGGTTCCTTGAGAACTCCAACGTGAGTGTCATGGAAGAGATGGTCAGCATGATCGTGGGGCAGAGGGCGTACGAAATCAACTCCAAGGCCATCCAGGCTTCCGACGACATGCTTCAGCAAGCGGCGTCGCTTAAGAGGTAA
- the flgF gene encoding flagellar basal-body rod protein FlgF, which translates to MNTGMYAAISGNLTAMRSLEVISNNLANAATPGFKADQLRFESVLANQNTGTPDPVFSRETFYTDYSPGTILQTENPMDLALQGDGFFAVNTPQGTAYTRQGNFQRGVGGKLVTSEGYEVLGKSGPITVGGNKVSISPNGAVTADGVAVGSLNIVDFPKPYQFTKLGAGLLVPANPQAQGTASTAEVKQGYLEGSNVNVVAEMARMIETSRYFETCTKAIKSYDEITTKAANDLGKI; encoded by the coding sequence ATGAACACGGGAATGTACGCCGCCATCTCCGGGAACCTTACCGCGATGCGCAGCCTCGAGGTGATCTCAAACAACCTCGCCAACGCCGCCACCCCCGGTTTCAAGGCGGACCAGTTGCGGTTCGAAAGCGTACTGGCCAACCAGAACACCGGAACGCCGGACCCGGTCTTCAGCCGCGAGACCTTCTACACGGACTACTCCCCGGGGACGATACTGCAGACCGAAAACCCGATGGACCTGGCGCTGCAGGGGGACGGCTTCTTCGCCGTCAACACCCCACAGGGAACCGCCTACACCAGGCAGGGTAACTTCCAGCGTGGAGTGGGCGGGAAGCTCGTGACCAGCGAGGGGTACGAGGTGCTGGGCAAGAGCGGGCCGATCACGGTCGGCGGCAACAAGGTCTCGATCAGCCCCAACGGTGCGGTGACAGCGGACGGCGTGGCCGTCGGGAGCCTCAACATCGTGGATTTCCCCAAGCCGTACCAGTTCACGAAGCTTGGAGCCGGGCTGCTCGTGCCGGCAAACCCGCAGGCGCAGGGAACCGCCTCCACCGCCGAGGTGAAACAGGGGTACCTGGAGGGGTCAAATGTGAACGTGGTTGCGGAGATGGCGCGGATGATAGAGACGAGCCGCTACTTCGAGACCTGCACCAAGGCGATCAAGAGCTATGACGAGATAACCACCAAGGCGGCCAACGACCTGGGGAAGATCTAG
- a CDS encoding FliA/WhiG family RNA polymerase sigma factor codes for MNCLLKAYEQEAHRGVTQTRDELVVAHLPLVKFIVDRIASSLPPHLDRDDLRSAAVIGLISAAERFDHTRGVQFKTFAEQRIRGTIMDELRAQDWLTRSLRDKFKKLEREFSQLEQRLGRNPSSDEVALAMGLELKDYFRLLEEIHLLSFVSLDDAWHDEDGAPFGLLDVLEDKGTESPQNQLIARQTVERLAEAIDNLPEKERIVITLYYYEELNLKEIGAVLDLTESRISQLHSQAIIRLRGKMKRTA; via the coding sequence ATGAACTGTCTTCTTAAGGCATACGAACAAGAGGCCCACCGTGGGGTAACGCAGACCAGGGACGAACTGGTGGTAGCACACCTCCCCTTGGTCAAATTCATCGTCGACCGGATCGCTTCGTCGCTCCCCCCCCATCTGGACCGCGATGACCTGAGGAGCGCCGCCGTGATCGGGCTCATCTCAGCGGCAGAGCGCTTCGACCACACCCGCGGCGTACAGTTCAAGACCTTCGCCGAGCAGCGCATCCGCGGCACCATCATGGACGAGCTGAGGGCCCAGGACTGGCTCACCAGGAGCCTCAGGGACAAGTTCAAGAAACTTGAGCGCGAGTTCTCGCAGCTGGAGCAGCGCCTGGGGAGGAACCCCTCCTCCGACGAGGTGGCGCTCGCCATGGGGCTCGAGCTTAAGGACTACTTCCGGCTCCTGGAGGAGATCCACCTTCTCTCCTTCGTCTCGCTCGACGACGCTTGGCACGACGAGGACGGCGCACCGTTCGGCCTTCTGGACGTGCTCGAGGACAAAGGGACCGAGAGCCCGCAGAATCAGCTGATTGCGCGCCAGACGGTGGAGAGGCTGGCAGAGGCGATCGACAACCTCCCCGAGAAGGAGAGGATCGTCATCACGCTCTACTACTACGAGGAACTGAACCTGAAGGAAATAGGGGCGGTGCTCGACCTCACCGAGTCGAGGATCTCGCAACTGCACAGCCAGGCCATCATCCGGCTGCGCGGCAAGATGAAGCGCACAGCCTAA
- a CDS encoding AAA family ATPase, protein MSASGLVADQADTLRRLAGRAKVRTASDAALRIRAGLRVISVTSGKGGVGKSSIVVNLASALAAQGKRVLIIDSNPGMGDICMRLGREANSRFDRVIAGDVPLADALVEVGGGISILPAGVEIQQYTSLTPSDRQALLQGMISLQDRFDFFLIDTGSGVSANVTSFASLAREILLVVTPEPTSVMDSYALVKTLSGRDSSLKFKLLVNMCRDAKEAASLYAKLSAITGRFLQVSLEHSGSILHDEMITESVRRRGALCSIFPGSKGALGFRELATNLLSQDTAESVLVPENLAAAPSWRNHELSS, encoded by the coding sequence ATGAGCGCATCCGGTCTGGTAGCCGATCAGGCTGACACCCTGCGCCGTCTTGCGGGACGCGCCAAGGTCCGTACCGCTTCCGACGCCGCGCTGCGCATCCGCGCAGGCCTCAGGGTGATCTCGGTCACCAGCGGCAAGGGGGGGGTGGGCAAAAGCTCCATCGTGGTGAACCTCGCCTCGGCGCTGGCCGCCCAGGGGAAACGGGTCCTTATCATCGACTCCAACCCCGGGATGGGCGACATCTGCATGAGGCTCGGGCGGGAAGCGAACTCCAGGTTCGACCGGGTCATCGCGGGCGATGTGCCGCTTGCCGACGCGCTGGTCGAGGTGGGTGGAGGGATAAGCATCCTCCCGGCGGGGGTCGAGATACAGCAGTACACCTCGCTCACCCCCAGCGACCGCCAGGCGCTGCTTCAGGGGATGATCTCCCTGCAGGACCGTTTCGATTTCTTCCTGATCGATACCGGCTCCGGGGTCTCGGCCAACGTCACGAGCTTCGCCTCGCTGGCGCGCGAGATCCTGCTGGTGGTGACGCCGGAGCCGACCTCGGTGATGGACAGCTACGCACTGGTCAAGACGCTCTCCGGACGCGACAGCTCGCTGAAATTCAAACTTTTGGTGAACATGTGCCGGGACGCCAAGGAAGCCGCCTCACTTTATGCCAAACTTTCCGCAATTACGGGACGCTTTTTGCAAGTCTCTCTGGAGCACTCCGGGTCCATCCTCCACGACGAGATGATCACCGAGTCGGTCCGGCGGAGGGGGGCGCTCTGCTCAATCTTCCCCGGCTCGAAGGGGGCCCTGGGGTTCCGGGAATTGGCAACAAACCTTTTATCGCAGGATACGGCAGAGTCTGTTCTCGTGCCGGAAAACCTCGCTGCCGCGCCAAGCTGGAGGAATCATGAACTGTCTTCTTAA
- the flhF gene encoding flagellar biosynthesis protein FlhF yields MLVKTFQAGEMSEALRMVKAEMGLDAMILSSKKARRGGILGYFSKPYFEVTAALEPRPAQRSNPYREEPQPVQERELSTREEFQNSMLGPLAREVRELKLRLEALTRRDAELAQQAVAPAPEPQQELAQQSPRVFAKEELEEIKKLLYNAVAGNKEKQSARPVSFPMASLAEEPQPEQPELTRQTIVQAVRGEQPLLDMLAEELRGEELGSQTVELLLEQLRAPAEDGACLDELRGLLAEAVAGMVKCSGSLRMKKTGPRIMALVGPTGVGKTTTIAKLAAMHALNRGVSVAMITTDNFRVGAVEQLKTYAKIMDLPLEVASSGVELNAALAKHSDKDLILIDTAGRSPKDSERIDELRGYLECTPGIEAYLCLSATTRSYELDEVIATFGVLPISRLLFTKLDESRKFGCIVETYLKHKLPLSYLSTGQKVPEDLEVATPRKIASLVVKESA; encoded by the coding sequence ATGCTAGTTAAAACGTTCCAGGCAGGTGAGATGTCCGAGGCGCTGCGGATGGTGAAGGCCGAGATGGGGCTGGATGCCATGATCCTCAGTTCAAAGAAGGCAAGACGCGGAGGTATCCTCGGCTACTTCTCGAAACCCTACTTCGAGGTGACCGCGGCCCTGGAGCCGCGCCCCGCGCAGCGCAGCAACCCGTACCGGGAAGAGCCGCAGCCGGTGCAGGAGCGGGAACTCTCTACCCGCGAGGAGTTCCAGAACTCCATGCTGGGCCCCCTGGCCCGCGAGGTGCGGGAACTGAAGCTCCGGTTGGAGGCCTTGACCCGCCGGGACGCAGAGCTGGCGCAGCAGGCAGTCGCCCCCGCTCCCGAGCCGCAGCAGGAGCTGGCGCAGCAGTCTCCCAGGGTCTTCGCCAAGGAGGAGCTGGAGGAGATCAAGAAGCTTCTTTACAACGCGGTAGCAGGCAACAAGGAGAAGCAGTCGGCGCGTCCGGTGAGCTTCCCCATGGCCTCGCTCGCCGAAGAGCCCCAGCCTGAGCAGCCGGAACTCACCAGGCAGACGATCGTGCAAGCGGTCCGCGGGGAACAGCCCCTGCTGGATATGCTGGCGGAGGAGCTGCGCGGCGAGGAGCTGGGATCACAGACGGTGGAGCTGCTGTTGGAGCAGCTGCGCGCTCCCGCTGAGGACGGGGCCTGCCTCGACGAGCTGAGAGGGCTCCTGGCGGAGGCCGTTGCGGGTATGGTCAAGTGCAGCGGCTCGCTGCGCATGAAGAAAACCGGCCCCCGGATCATGGCCCTGGTAGGCCCGACCGGGGTCGGCAAGACCACCACCATAGCCAAACTCGCCGCCATGCATGCGCTCAACCGCGGGGTTTCGGTGGCCATGATCACCACCGACAACTTCAGGGTGGGCGCCGTAGAGCAGCTGAAGACCTACGCGAAGATCATGGACCTTCCCCTCGAGGTGGCGTCCAGCGGCGTGGAACTGAACGCCGCCCTGGCCAAGCACTCCGACAAGGACCTGATCCTGATCGACACCGCCGGCAGAAGCCCCAAGGACTCGGAGCGTATCGACGAGCTCCGGGGATACCTGGAGTGCACCCCCGGCATCGAGGCGTATCTCTGCCTTTCCGCCACCACCCGCTCGTATGAGCTCGACGAGGTGATCGCGACCTTCGGGGTGCTCCCGATAAGCAGGCTGCTCTTCACCAAGCTCGACGAGAGCAGGAAATTCGGCTGCATCGTGGAGACTTACCTGAAGCACAAGCTCCCCCTGTCCTATCTCAGCACCGGCCAGAAGGTCCCCGAGGACCTGGAAGTGGCGACGCCCAGGAAGATCGCTTCCCTGGTGGTCAAGGAGTCCGCGTAA
- the flhA gene encoding flagellar biosynthesis protein FlhA has translation MANSTAGALSLPGLKSNSDVYMAVALIGVLSLMIIPVPAFMLDIFLAANITIALVILLVCLYTVQPLDFSTFPSILLVTTLFRLSLNIASTRLILLHGNEGVEAAGGVIKAFGQFVVGGNYVVGAVIFLILVIINFVVITKGAGRVAEVAARFTLDAMPGKQMAIDADLSNGLLTDKEAKERRKKISREADFYGSMDGASKFVRGDAIAGIMIVLVNIIGGFVIGVWQKGMPLDQALTNYTLLTIGEGLVAQVPALIISTAAGVIVTRSADENNFGHEISGQLLNYPKAFQVASGVLFIFAMIPGLPHFAFFLLSGVSYLVSKMAVEKKFEEAEDLPQLTGAQEKEQINSIRPLDMLELEVGYGLVPMVDASQQGELLDRIRSIRKQVADRMGIIVPPIHIHDNLQLKPYEYNIMINGAKVGGGELSGQYLAMDSGGATGQLEGIKTTEPVFGLPAVWIKGKERDQAQLSGYTVVDNTTILATHISEIIKNHAHELVGRQELQQLLDGIAATLPKVVDELVPSLLSLGTVLRVVKNLLKENVSIRDLRSILETLADYGGVTKDPEMLTEFVRQSLGRYIVEQYKREDNTLCIVSMDREVEEIIADGVQLSEQGSYLAIDPNVAQRILHAIKRHAEKFESTGALPVLIASPTIRRHVKKLTERFMPNLAVISHNEIPPNIKIQSLGVVVLNAS, from the coding sequence ATGGCAAACTCAACCGCGGGCGCGCTGTCGCTCCCAGGTCTCAAATCCAACTCCGATGTCTACATGGCGGTAGCCCTGATAGGGGTGCTGTCCCTGATGATCATCCCGGTTCCGGCATTCATGCTGGACATCTTCCTTGCCGCGAACATCACCATCGCTCTGGTCATCCTGCTGGTCTGCCTGTACACGGTACAACCTCTCGATTTTTCGACCTTTCCGTCCATACTCCTGGTCACCACCTTGTTCCGGCTTTCCCTCAACATAGCATCCACGAGGCTCATCCTGCTGCACGGCAACGAAGGGGTCGAGGCGGCTGGGGGGGTGATCAAGGCCTTCGGACAGTTCGTGGTCGGCGGCAACTACGTGGTGGGTGCGGTCATCTTCCTGATCCTGGTCATCATCAACTTCGTGGTCATCACCAAGGGTGCCGGTCGTGTGGCCGAGGTTGCCGCCCGCTTCACCCTTGACGCGATGCCCGGCAAGCAGATGGCGATCGACGCCGACCTCTCCAACGGTCTATTGACCGACAAGGAGGCCAAGGAAAGGCGCAAGAAGATCTCCCGCGAAGCCGACTTCTACGGCTCCATGGACGGCGCCAGCAAGTTCGTGCGCGGGGACGCCATCGCCGGGATCATGATCGTCCTGGTGAACATCATCGGCGGCTTCGTGATCGGCGTCTGGCAGAAGGGGATGCCGCTGGACCAGGCGCTGACCAACTACACGCTGCTCACCATCGGCGAGGGGCTGGTGGCCCAGGTCCCCGCGCTGATCATCTCCACCGCGGCGGGCGTCATCGTAACCCGCTCCGCAGACGAGAACAACTTCGGACACGAGATATCCGGCCAGCTCCTGAACTACCCGAAGGCCTTCCAGGTCGCTTCGGGCGTTCTTTTCATTTTCGCCATGATCCCGGGGCTCCCCCATTTCGCCTTCTTCCTCCTCTCCGGCGTTTCGTACCTGGTGAGCAAGATGGCCGTCGAGAAGAAGTTTGAGGAGGCTGAAGATCTGCCGCAGTTGACCGGGGCCCAGGAGAAGGAGCAGATCAACTCGATCCGCCCCCTGGACATGCTGGAACTGGAGGTTGGTTACGGTCTGGTCCCCATGGTCGACGCGAGCCAGCAGGGAGAACTGCTGGACCGCATCCGCTCCATCCGCAAGCAGGTCGCAGACCGCATGGGGATCATCGTTCCCCCGATCCACATCCACGACAATCTGCAGCTCAAGCCTTACGAGTACAACATTATGATCAACGGCGCCAAGGTCGGCGGCGGCGAGCTGTCGGGGCAGTACCTGGCCATGGATTCCGGCGGGGCCACCGGGCAGCTGGAAGGGATCAAGACCACGGAGCCGGTCTTCGGCCTGCCGGCGGTCTGGATCAAGGGGAAGGAGAGGGACCAGGCGCAACTCTCCGGCTACACCGTGGTCGACAACACAACCATCCTCGCGACCCACATCAGCGAGATCATAAAGAACCACGCCCACGAACTGGTCGGCCGCCAGGAACTGCAGCAGCTTCTGGACGGCATCGCCGCCACCCTGCCGAAGGTGGTGGACGAGTTGGTCCCCTCGCTGCTCAGCCTCGGCACCGTGCTCAGGGTGGTGAAGAACCTCTTGAAGGAAAACGTCTCAATCAGGGATCTGCGCTCCATACTGGAGACCCTGGCCGATTACGGCGGGGTGACCAAGGATCCCGAGATGCTCACCGAATTCGTGCGCCAGAGCCTTGGCCGCTACATCGTGGAGCAGTACAAGCGCGAGGACAACACCCTCTGCATCGTGTCGATGGACCGGGAAGTCGAGGAAATCATCGCCGACGGCGTCCAGCTTTCGGAGCAGGGAAGCTACCTAGCCATCGACCCCAACGTGGCCCAGAGAATCTTGCACGCCATCAAGCGCCACGCCGAGAAGTTCGAGAGCACCGGCGCCCTCCCGGTCCTGATAGCCTCGCCGACCATTCGGCGTCACGTGAAGAAACTTACCGAACGGTTCATGCCCAATCTTGCGGTGATCTCCCACAACGAGATCCCTCCCAACATAAAAATCCAATCTTTAGGGGTGGTGGTGCTCAATGCTAGTTAA
- a CDS encoding FRG domain-containing protein, with protein sequence MEISGEIRSFEEFRRLIKKTNPGSWNFFRGESRDFYSLIPKIGRLTKEPPAHCGKTDRRMPADIYGEYEALQEFKKSGRHMVEVQPATEWEWLALAQHHGLPTRLLDWSVNPLIALYFAVADPYHDIDLKKDQLCNPDYCGGAAFYIAHTMYGLSEIDEKASPFEAGTCFFSAPVIASRIKAQSGVFSVLKNPWKSLEQQLSEKEHIRKYRIPFQNRTFLSQELRLLGINHAFVFADLDGLARYIQEKVSDKTDPQHSLAARHV encoded by the coding sequence ATGGAAATTTCCGGCGAGATCAGGTCCTTCGAGGAGTTCCGCAGGCTGATCAAAAAGACCAACCCGGGTTCCTGGAACTTCTTCAGGGGGGAGAGCCGCGATTTCTATTCCCTGATCCCGAAGATAGGGCGCCTCACCAAGGAGCCCCCGGCCCACTGCGGCAAGACCGACCGTCGCATGCCCGCGGACATCTACGGGGAGTACGAGGCGCTGCAGGAATTCAAGAAGTCTGGACGGCACATGGTGGAGGTGCAGCCGGCGACGGAGTGGGAATGGCTCGCCCTGGCCCAGCACCACGGCCTCCCCACCCGGCTCCTCGACTGGTCGGTGAACCCCCTCATCGCCCTCTACTTCGCCGTAGCCGACCCCTACCACGACATCGACCTCAAGAAGGACCAGCTCTGCAACCCCGACTACTGCGGCGGCGCCGCCTTCTACATCGCCCACACCATGTACGGCCTCTCCGAAATCGACGAGAAGGCCAGTCCCTTCGAGGCCGGAACCTGCTTCTTCTCCGCTCCGGTCATCGCCTCCCGCATCAAGGCCCAAAGCGGCGTCTTCTCCGTATTGAAAAACCCCTGGAAATCGCTGGAGCAGCAACTCTCAGAGAAGGAGCATATCCGCAAGTACCGGATCCCCTTCCAAAACCGCACCTTCCTCTCCCAGGAGCTGAGGCTCTTGGGGATCAACCACGCCTTCGTCTTCGCCGACCTGGACGGGCTCGCCCGCTATATCCAGGAAAAGGTGTCGGACAAGACCGACCCGCAACACTCCCTGGCCGCCCGCCACGTTTAA
- a CDS encoding TIGR01212 family radical SAM protein (This family includes YhcC from E. coli K-12, an uncharacterized radical SAM protein.) codes for MSRYNAFSDELKKVFGCKVQRLSVDAGFTCPNRDGKVGTDGCIFCGGKGSGSYGILQGAGVAQQLEHAKEVMVRKYKAARFIAYFQSYSNTYAPVERLKDLYDEALSVPDVVGLIVGTRPDCLPEATLDLLASYAGRTYFWLELGLQSHLDRTLAAIGRGHDRASFESALKGCRARGIRVCAHVILGLPGESREEMLSCADYLNASGVDGVKVHLLHVMRGTRLADQYEAGEVALLDRDSYVGLVCDFLERLDPRIVVQRLTGDGNRRDLIAPLWSLAKFEVLNCIDNELKRRGTRQGGKLATVTEVAPTPTP; via the coding sequence ATGTCGCGTTACAACGCATTTTCCGATGAGCTGAAAAAGGTGTTCGGCTGCAAGGTGCAGAGGCTTTCGGTCGACGCCGGGTTCACCTGTCCCAACCGTGACGGGAAGGTCGGCACCGACGGTTGCATCTTCTGCGGCGGCAAGGGGTCCGGCTCCTACGGCATCCTGCAGGGGGCGGGCGTCGCGCAGCAGCTCGAACACGCCAAGGAGGTGATGGTCCGTAAGTACAAGGCGGCCCGCTTCATCGCCTACTTCCAGTCCTACTCGAACACCTACGCTCCGGTCGAGCGACTGAAGGACCTGTACGACGAAGCTTTGAGCGTCCCGGACGTGGTGGGGCTCATCGTCGGCACGAGGCCCGACTGCCTTCCGGAAGCTACCCTCGACCTCCTTGCCTCTTACGCAGGACGCACCTATTTCTGGCTGGAGTTGGGGCTGCAGTCCCACCTGGATCGCACCCTGGCCGCTATCGGCCGTGGGCACGACCGTGCCTCCTTCGAGAGCGCGCTCAAGGGGTGCCGGGCGCGCGGCATCCGGGTCTGCGCCCATGTCATCTTGGGGCTCCCGGGGGAGAGCCGGGAGGAGATGCTCTCCTGCGCCGATTACCTGAACGCTTCAGGGGTTGACGGCGTCAAGGTCCATCTGCTGCACGTCATGCGCGGCACCCGGTTGGCCGACCAGTACGAGGCCGGGGAGGTCGCGCTTTTGGATCGGGACAGCTACGTGGGGCTCGTCTGCGATTTCCTGGAGCGGCTCGACCCGCGCATCGTGGTGCAGCGCCTGACCGGCGACGGGAACCGCCGCGACCTGATCGCCCCCCTCTGGTCGCTGGCCAAGTTCGAGGTGCTGAACTGCATCGACAACGAGCTCAAGAGAAGGGGGACCAGGCAGGGAGGCAAACTGGCCACCGTGACCGAGGTGGCACCTACCCCCACCCCCTAA